The following coding sequences lie in one Paracidovorax avenae genomic window:
- the rplV gene encoding 50S ribosomal protein L22 translates to MSETRAVLRGVRLSVDKGRLVADLIRGKKVDQALNILTFTQKKAAGIVKKVLESAIANAEHNDGADIDELKVKTIYVEQGTTLKRFTARAKGRGNRISKPTCHVYVTVGN, encoded by the coding sequence ATGTCTGAAACACGTGCAGTCCTTCGGGGCGTCCGTCTGTCGGTCGACAAGGGCCGTCTGGTCGCTGATCTGATCCGCGGCAAGAAGGTTGACCAGGCCCTGAACATCCTGACGTTCACGCAGAAAAAAGCTGCCGGCATCGTCAAGAAGGTTCTGGAGTCCGCCATCGCCAACGCCGAGCACAACGACGGCGCCGACATCGACGAACTGAAGGTCAAGACCATCTACGTCGAACAAGGCACGACGCTCAAGCGCTTCACGGCCCGCGCCAAAGGCCGCGGCAACCGCATCAGCAAGCCCACCTGCCACGTTTACGTGACGGTCGGCAACTGA
- the rpsC gene encoding 30S ribosomal protein S3: protein MGQKIHPTGFRLAVSRNWASRWYASNRDFAGMLAEDIKVREYLKAKLKNAAVSRILIERPAKNARITIYSARPGVVIGKKGEDIENLKKELASRLGVPVAVNIEEVRKPEIDAKLIADSITQQLEKRIMFRRAMKRAMQNAMRLGAQGIKIMSAGRLNGIEIARTEWYREGRVPLHTLRADIDYGTSEAKTTYGVIGVKVWVYKGDTLGRNDLPVAETPRPEEERRPRGPRRDGRPGGDRAGAGRGPRRPMGGNAAPADGSDKPAGAGGTDATAVKRVRKVDAPATAADGKGE, encoded by the coding sequence ATGGGACAGAAAATCCATCCTACCGGCTTCCGCCTGGCCGTGAGCCGCAACTGGGCCAGCCGCTGGTACGCGAGCAACCGTGACTTCGCCGGCATGCTGGCCGAAGACATCAAGGTGCGCGAATACCTGAAGGCCAAGCTGAAGAACGCCGCCGTGTCGCGCATCCTGATCGAGCGTCCTGCCAAGAACGCCCGCATCACGATCTATTCGGCACGCCCCGGCGTGGTGATCGGCAAGAAGGGTGAGGACATCGAGAACCTGAAGAAGGAACTCGCCTCCCGCCTGGGCGTGCCGGTCGCAGTGAACATCGAGGAAGTGCGCAAGCCCGAAATCGATGCCAAGCTGATCGCCGACTCGATCACCCAGCAGCTCGAAAAGCGCATCATGTTCCGCCGTGCCATGAAGCGCGCGATGCAGAACGCGATGCGCCTGGGCGCCCAGGGCATCAAGATCATGTCCGCCGGCCGCCTGAACGGCATCGAAATCGCCCGTACCGAGTGGTACCGCGAAGGCCGTGTGCCGCTGCACACCCTGCGCGCCGACATCGACTACGGCACCTCCGAAGCCAAGACCACCTACGGTGTGATCGGCGTGAAGGTGTGGGTCTACAAGGGCGACACGCTGGGCCGCAACGACCTGCCGGTGGCCGAGACGCCCCGTCCGGAAGAAGAGCGCCGCCCCCGCGGTCCCCGTCGCGATGGCCGCCCTGGTGGCGACCGTGCCGGTGCAGGCCGTGGTCCCCGTCGCCCCATGGGTGGCAATGCCGCTCCGGCCGACGGCAGCGACAAGCCCGCTGGTGCCGGTGGCACCGACGCAACCGCCGTTAAGCGCGTTCGCAAGGTTGACGCGCCCGCTACAGCAGCGGACGGCAAAGGAGAATAA
- the rplP gene encoding 50S ribosomal protein L16, whose product MLQPARRKYRKEQKGRNTGVATRGNSVAFGDFGLKCTDRGRLTARQIEAARRAISRHVKRGGRIWIRVFPDKPISTKPAEVRMGNGKGNPEYYVAEIQPGKIVFEIVGVPEELAREAFRLAAAKLPLRTTFVSRQIGA is encoded by the coding sequence ATGCTGCAACCCGCTCGTCGCAAATACCGCAAAGAGCAGAAGGGCCGTAACACCGGCGTCGCCACCCGGGGCAACTCGGTGGCGTTCGGTGACTTCGGCCTGAAGTGCACGGACCGTGGCCGCCTGACGGCCCGCCAGATCGAGGCCGCACGCCGTGCGATCTCCCGTCACGTGAAGCGTGGCGGCCGCATCTGGATCCGTGTGTTCCCCGACAAGCCGATTTCCACCAAGCCCGCAGAAGTGCGGATGGGTAACGGCAAGGGCAACCCCGAGTACTACGTGGCCGAGATCCAGCCCGGCAAGATCGTCTTCGAAATCGTCGGCGTTCCTGAAGAGCTGGCACGCGAAGCGTTCCGCCTGGCTGCCGCCAAGCTGCCGCTGCGCACCACGTTCGTGAGCCGCCAGATCGGCGCCTGA
- the rpmC gene encoding 50S ribosomal protein L29, whose protein sequence is MTKAAELRQKDVAGLEAEIKSLQKAHFGLRMQKATQQLGNTGTLRTTRRDIARAKTILAEKQAAK, encoded by the coding sequence ATGACGAAAGCTGCTGAACTGCGCCAGAAGGACGTCGCCGGCCTGGAGGCCGAGATCAAGTCGCTGCAGAAGGCCCATTTCGGCCTGCGCATGCAGAAGGCCACGCAACAACTGGGCAACACGGGCACGCTGCGCACCACGCGCCGCGACATCGCCCGCGCCAAGACCATCCTTGCTGAAAAGCAAGCCGCCAAGTAA
- the rpsQ gene encoding 30S ribosomal protein S17, which translates to MTEAKKSLKRTLVGKVVSDKREKTVTVLVERRVKHPIYDKIVIKSSKYHAHDENSEYKLGDTIEITESRPLSKTKNWVATRLVQKAALV; encoded by the coding sequence ATGACGGAAGCTAAAAAATCCCTCAAGCGCACCTTGGTTGGCAAGGTGGTCAGCGACAAGCGTGAAAAGACCGTGACGGTGCTCGTCGAGCGCCGCGTGAAGCACCCGATCTACGACAAGATCGTGATCAAGTCGAGCAAGTACCACGCGCACGACGAGAACAGCGAGTACAAGCTGGGCGACACGATCGAGATCACGGAAAGCCGCCCGCTCTCCAAGACCAAGAACTGGGTTGCCACCCGCCTGGTCCAGAAGGCTGCCCTGGTCTGA
- a CDS encoding peroxiredoxin gives MIKIGEALPAVTLMEYSEVEGGGCSIGPNPVDVAKASAGKTIALFAVPGAFTPTCSAKHVPGYVEQAEAFKAAGVDEIWCLSVNDAFVMGAWARDQKTDGKVRMLADGDAAFAKATGLTLDLNGKGLGLRSNRYSMLVKDGKVASLNIEAPGKFEVSDADTLLAQARG, from the coding sequence ATGATCAAGATCGGAGAAGCGCTGCCCGCCGTGACGCTGATGGAGTACTCGGAAGTCGAGGGCGGAGGCTGCAGCATCGGCCCCAACCCCGTGGACGTCGCGAAGGCCTCGGCCGGCAAGACGATCGCGCTGTTCGCCGTGCCGGGCGCTTTCACGCCGACCTGCTCCGCCAAGCACGTGCCGGGTTACGTCGAGCAGGCCGAGGCCTTCAAGGCAGCCGGCGTGGACGAAATCTGGTGCCTGAGCGTCAACGATGCCTTCGTCATGGGCGCCTGGGCGCGCGACCAGAAGACCGACGGCAAGGTGCGCATGCTGGCCGACGGCGACGCCGCCTTCGCCAAGGCCACCGGCCTGACGCTCGACCTCAACGGCAAGGGCCTGGGCCTGCGCAGCAACCGCTATTCCATGCTGGTCAAGGACGGCAAGGTGGCTTCGCTGAACATCGAAGCGCCGGGCAAGTTCGAGGTGAGCGACGCCGACACGCTGCTGGCCCAGGCCCGCGGCTGA
- a CDS encoding GNAT family N-acetyltransferase, whose protein sequence is MDQPSIALLTPSQPAEMEPVRAIFQEYGDSLGIDLQFQGFDAELADLPGDYAPPRGQILLAEVDGAIAGCCALRPLDTADYPNAAEMKRLYVRKAFRGFGLGRQLAEAMLDVARQAGYASVLLDTLDGMESARALYADLGFEEIPPYYHNPIAGSHYLKVDID, encoded by the coding sequence GTGGACCAGCCCTCCATCGCGCTCCTCACGCCCTCCCAGCCTGCCGAGATGGAGCCCGTGCGCGCCATCTTCCAGGAATATGGTGACAGCCTGGGTATCGACCTGCAGTTCCAGGGTTTCGATGCCGAGCTGGCAGACCTGCCCGGCGACTATGCCCCGCCGCGCGGGCAGATCCTGCTGGCCGAGGTGGACGGCGCGATCGCGGGGTGCTGCGCCCTCCGGCCGCTGGACACCGCCGACTACCCGAATGCGGCCGAAATGAAACGCCTGTACGTGCGCAAGGCGTTCCGCGGATTCGGCCTCGGACGGCAATTGGCGGAGGCCATGCTGGACGTGGCCCGCCAGGCAGGATACGCCAGCGTGCTCCTGGACACGCTGGACGGCATGGAGTCCGCACGGGCACTCTACGCCGACCTGGGCTTCGAGGAAATCCCGCCCTACTACCACAACCCCATCGCCGGCTCGCACTACCTCAAGGTCGATATCGACTGA
- a CDS encoding peroxiredoxin family protein has protein sequence MGLKHWIGAAAVAAFVGVGAFVFLGAGRSQAPESTFVLLDGSRQTTADLRGKVTLVNFWATSCTTCVAEMPQIVSTYGKYRERGFETLAVAMSYDPPSYVVNFAQTRQLPFKIAIDNTGSVAKAWGDVQLTPSTFIVNKRGEIVKSYVGAPDFAELHQLIERLLAET, from the coding sequence ATGGGCTTGAAGCATTGGATCGGCGCCGCCGCGGTCGCGGCCTTCGTGGGCGTGGGCGCTTTCGTCTTCCTGGGCGCGGGACGCTCCCAGGCCCCGGAATCCACCTTCGTGCTGCTCGACGGCAGCCGCCAGACCACTGCGGACCTCCGCGGGAAGGTCACCCTCGTGAATTTCTGGGCCACCAGCTGCACCACCTGCGTGGCCGAGATGCCGCAGATCGTGTCCACCTACGGCAAGTACCGCGAGCGCGGCTTCGAGACGCTGGCCGTGGCCATGAGCTACGACCCGCCGAGCTACGTGGTGAACTTCGCCCAGACCCGCCAGCTGCCTTTCAAGATCGCCATCGACAACACCGGCTCGGTCGCCAAGGCCTGGGGCGACGTGCAGCTCACCCCCTCGACCTTCATCGTGAACAAGCGCGGCGAGATCGTGAAGAGCTACGTGGGGGCTCCGGACTTCGCGGAACTCCACCAGCTGATCGAGCGGCTCCTGGCAGAAACCTGA
- a CDS encoding PTS sugar transporter subunit IIA: MSTRILLIAHAPLAHALRACALHVFPDTAEDILALDVHPNAPPEDTLAAARILLDGPGDDTPILVLTDVFGATPCNVAQRLVDGERSRLVTGVNLPMLLRAVSYRREPLEALVARAVAGGTQGVMQVAVAAPQNQIRRSHHDQDEYHHQQ; the protein is encoded by the coding sequence ATGAGCACGCGCATCCTCCTCATCGCCCACGCCCCGCTGGCCCATGCGCTGCGCGCCTGCGCCCTGCACGTGTTTCCGGACACTGCCGAAGACATCCTGGCGCTGGATGTGCATCCGAATGCCCCGCCGGAGGACACGCTGGCTGCCGCGCGCATCCTGCTGGACGGGCCGGGCGATGACACTCCCATCCTCGTGCTGACGGACGTGTTCGGCGCGACGCCCTGCAACGTGGCGCAGCGTCTCGTGGACGGGGAGCGCTCGCGGCTGGTCACCGGGGTGAACCTGCCGATGCTGCTGCGCGCGGTGAGCTACCGCCGCGAGCCGCTCGAGGCGCTCGTCGCCCGCGCGGTCGCGGGCGGCACACAGGGGGTGATGCAGGTCGCTGTCGCCGCACCCCAGAACCAGATCCGACGGTCCCATCATGATCAAGACGAATATCACCATCAGCAATAA
- a CDS encoding HPr family phosphocarrier protein, protein MIKTNITISNKLGLHARASAKLTKLAGSFPCEVWMARGERRVNAKSIMGVMMLAAGIGTDVSIETDGPQEQEAMDALRALIDGKFGEGE, encoded by the coding sequence ATGATCAAGACGAATATCACCATCAGCAATAAGCTGGGCCTGCACGCCCGGGCATCGGCCAAGCTCACCAAGCTGGCGGGCAGCTTTCCCTGCGAGGTGTGGATGGCCCGGGGCGAACGCCGCGTGAATGCCAAGAGCATCATGGGCGTGATGATGCTGGCCGCAGGCATCGGCACCGACGTCTCGATCGAGACCGACGGCCCGCAGGAGCAGGAAGCGATGGACGCGCTGCGCGCGCTCATCGACGGCAAGTTCGGCGAAGGAGAGTGA
- the ptsP gene encoding phosphoenolpyruvate--protein phosphotransferase, translating into MTFAVHGLAVARGIAIGRAVLVASSRVDVAHYFIEPDQVRAEIIRVRNGRNAVVEELQRLQAEMPADAPPELAALLDVHLMLLQDEALVSGVKHWITDRLYNAEWALTTQLEIIARQFDEMEDDYLRERKADLEQVVERILRYMKGVASPVAPPPCSPRRGSAALGLQQDLLPGDMVDVPLVLVAHDLSPADMLQFKQSVFAGFVTDVGGKTSHTAIVARSMDIPAVVGARAASQLVRQDDWVIIDGDAGIMIVDPSPIILAEYGFRQRQTELERERLSRLRHTPAVTLDGERIELLANIEQPADAAVAVRAGAAGVGLFRSEFMFMGRGGHLPGEEEQYQAYRAAVEGMQGLPVTLRTIDVGADKPLDHKAAKDTPSHLNPALGLRAIRWSLADPSMFRTQLRAVLRAAAHGPVNLLFPMLAHVGEIRQTLAQVDMARAELEARGASYGPVQLGAMIEVPAAALIVRRFLQYFDFLSIGTNDLIQYTLAIDRADESVAHLYDPMHPAVLQLVADVIAEGHRQGKSVCLCGEAAGDVAMTRLLLGLGLRSFSMHPAQILAVKQEVLRSDTRKLAPWARTVIDADSPADMLGG; encoded by the coding sequence ATGACATTCGCCGTCCACGGCCTGGCCGTCGCGCGGGGCATCGCCATCGGGCGCGCGGTGCTCGTGGCTTCGAGCCGCGTGGACGTGGCGCACTATTTCATCGAACCCGACCAGGTGCGCGCGGAGATCATCCGCGTGCGCAACGGGCGCAATGCCGTGGTCGAGGAACTGCAGCGCCTGCAGGCCGAGATGCCTGCCGATGCCCCGCCCGAACTCGCCGCGCTGCTGGACGTCCACCTGATGCTGCTGCAGGACGAGGCACTGGTGAGCGGCGTCAAGCACTGGATCACGGACCGCCTCTACAACGCCGAGTGGGCGCTGACGACGCAACTGGAGATCATCGCGCGCCAGTTCGACGAGATGGAGGACGACTACCTGCGCGAGCGCAAGGCCGACCTGGAACAGGTGGTCGAGCGCATCCTGCGGTACATGAAGGGCGTGGCCAGTCCGGTCGCGCCGCCGCCCTGCAGCCCGCGCCGCGGCAGCGCCGCGCTGGGCCTGCAGCAGGACCTGCTGCCGGGCGACATGGTGGACGTGCCGCTGGTGCTGGTGGCGCACGATCTCTCGCCGGCCGACATGCTGCAGTTCAAGCAGAGCGTGTTCGCGGGCTTCGTGACCGACGTGGGCGGCAAGACCTCGCACACGGCCATCGTGGCGCGCAGCATGGACATTCCCGCCGTGGTGGGAGCGCGTGCCGCGAGCCAGCTGGTGCGGCAGGACGACTGGGTGATCATCGACGGGGACGCGGGCATCATGATCGTCGATCCGTCGCCGATCATCCTCGCCGAATACGGCTTCCGCCAGCGCCAGACCGAACTGGAGCGCGAGCGGTTGTCCCGCCTGCGGCACACGCCGGCCGTGACGCTCGACGGCGAGCGCATCGAGCTGCTGGCGAACATCGAGCAGCCTGCCGACGCGGCGGTGGCCGTGCGTGCCGGGGCTGCGGGCGTAGGGCTGTTCCGCAGCGAATTCATGTTCATGGGCCGGGGCGGCCACCTGCCGGGCGAGGAAGAACAGTACCAGGCCTACCGTGCCGCGGTGGAGGGCATGCAGGGCCTGCCCGTCACGCTGCGCACCATTGACGTGGGCGCGGACAAGCCGCTCGACCACAAGGCAGCCAAGGATACCCCCAGCCACCTCAACCCGGCCCTGGGCCTGCGGGCCATCCGCTGGAGCCTGGCCGACCCGTCCATGTTCCGCACGCAGCTGCGGGCGGTGCTGCGCGCGGCCGCGCACGGGCCGGTGAACCTGCTGTTCCCGATGCTGGCCCACGTCGGGGAGATCCGGCAGACGCTGGCGCAGGTGGACATGGCGCGCGCGGAACTGGAGGCGCGTGGCGCTTCGTACGGGCCGGTGCAGCTGGGGGCGATGATCGAGGTGCCCGCGGCGGCGCTGATCGTGCGGCGCTTCCTGCAGTATTTCGATTTCCTGTCGATCGGCACCAACGACCTGATCCAGTACACCCTGGCGATCGACCGGGCCGACGAGAGCGTGGCCCATCTCTACGACCCCATGCACCCGGCGGTGCTGCAGCTCGTGGCGGACGTGATCGCGGAAGGCCACCGGCAGGGCAAGAGCGTGTGCCTCTGCGGGGAGGCCGCGGGCGACGTGGCGATGACACGGCTGCTGCTGGGCCTGGGCCTGCGCAGCTTCTCCATGCATCCCGCGCAGATCCTGGCGGTGAAGCAGGAAGTGCTGCGCTCGGACACCCGCAAGCTGGCCCCCTGGGCCCGCACGGTGATCGACGCGGACAGCCCGGCGGACATGCTGGGCGGCTGA
- the kdpF gene encoding K(+)-transporting ATPase subunit F, translating into MIGIDVLYGFGGIVAVLLFAYLVFALICAEEF; encoded by the coding sequence ATGATCGGCATCGACGTGCTCTACGGTTTCGGTGGCATCGTCGCGGTGCTGCTGTTCGCCTATCTGGTGTTCGCGCTGATCTGCGCGGAGGAGTTCTGA
- the kdpA gene encoding potassium-transporting ATPase subunit KdpA, translated as MTASAWGLLALFLIVLGLLAWPLGRALAAVCDGRLPGWMHRVEAPLYRLAGVRPEAGMHWRHYALALLAFNAVGVFAVYALQRLQGVLPLNPQGLPAVSGDSAFNTAVSFVSNTNWQGYAGESTMGYLVQMLGLSVQNFLSAATGIAVAFALARGFAARGGDGAGHVGNFWADIVRITAWVLVPLSFVLAIFFVGQGVIQNFTPYQDVATVETTIYQDPQLDAQGQPLKDTSGNPLTREASTRAQTLPMGPVASQEAIKMLGTNGGGFFNANSAHPYENPTPLANFAQMLAIFLIPAALCFAFGRVVGDWRQGAALLAAMVLMFAVAVVAVTAAEQAGNPALSALGADQVASATQAGGNMEGKEVRFGISASALFAAVTTAASCGAVNGMHDSFTPLGGMVPMVLMQLGEVVFGGVGTGLYGMLVFAILAVFIAGLMIGRTPEYLGKKIEVREMKLTSVAILVTPILVLVGTAVAVLAAAGQAGIANPGAHGFSEVLYALTSAANNNGSAFAGLSANTPFYNVLLALAMWFGRFGVIVPVLAIAGSLAAKKRLPPGPGTMPTHGPLFVALLVFTVLLVGLLNYVPSLALGPVVEHLVLQAR; from the coding sequence ATGACTGCCTCCGCCTGGGGCCTGCTGGCCCTTTTCCTGATCGTGCTGGGCCTGCTGGCGTGGCCGCTGGGCCGGGCCCTGGCCGCGGTGTGCGATGGGCGGCTGCCGGGCTGGATGCACCGCGTGGAAGCACCGCTCTATCGCCTGGCCGGCGTGCGGCCGGAGGCGGGCATGCACTGGCGCCATTACGCGCTGGCGCTGCTTGCCTTCAATGCCGTGGGCGTGTTCGCCGTGTACGCCCTCCAGCGCCTGCAGGGTGTGCTGCCCCTGAATCCGCAGGGACTGCCCGCAGTGTCGGGCGATTCCGCGTTCAACACGGCCGTGAGCTTCGTGTCGAACACCAACTGGCAGGGGTACGCGGGCGAGTCCACGATGGGCTACCTCGTGCAGATGCTCGGGCTGTCGGTACAGAACTTCCTGTCCGCCGCGACCGGCATTGCCGTGGCCTTCGCGCTGGCGCGGGGATTCGCCGCGCGCGGTGGCGATGGGGCAGGGCATGTAGGCAACTTCTGGGCGGACATCGTGCGCATCACGGCCTGGGTGCTGGTGCCGCTGTCCTTCGTGCTCGCCATCTTCTTCGTGGGCCAGGGCGTGATCCAGAATTTCACGCCCTACCAGGACGTGGCCACGGTGGAGACGACCATCTACCAGGACCCGCAGCTCGATGCGCAGGGGCAACCCTTGAAGGATACGTCCGGCAACCCGCTCACGCGAGAGGCCAGCACGCGTGCGCAGACGCTTCCCATGGGGCCCGTGGCCTCGCAGGAGGCGATCAAGATGCTGGGCACGAACGGCGGCGGATTCTTCAACGCCAACTCGGCGCATCCCTATGAGAACCCGACGCCGCTCGCCAATTTCGCGCAGATGCTGGCGATCTTCCTGATCCCCGCGGCGCTGTGCTTTGCGTTCGGCCGCGTGGTCGGGGACTGGCGCCAGGGCGCGGCGCTGCTGGCCGCGATGGTGCTGATGTTCGCCGTGGCCGTGGTCGCGGTGACTGCCGCGGAGCAGGCGGGCAACCCAGCGCTGTCCGCGCTGGGAGCGGACCAGGTGGCCTCCGCCACGCAGGCCGGCGGCAACATGGAGGGCAAGGAGGTGCGCTTCGGGATCTCCGCTTCCGCGCTGTTCGCTGCGGTGACCACCGCGGCTTCGTGCGGCGCCGTGAACGGCATGCACGACTCCTTCACGCCGCTGGGCGGGATGGTGCCGATGGTGCTCATGCAGCTCGGCGAGGTGGTGTTCGGCGGCGTAGGCACGGGCCTCTACGGCATGCTGGTCTTCGCCATCCTCGCGGTGTTCATCGCCGGCCTGATGATCGGGCGCACGCCGGAGTACCTGGGCAAGAAGATCGAGGTGCGCGAGATGAAGCTGACCTCCGTCGCCATTCTCGTTACCCCCATCCTCGTGCTGGTGGGCACTGCCGTCGCCGTGCTGGCGGCCGCGGGCCAGGCCGGCATCGCGAACCCCGGGGCGCACGGCTTTTCCGAGGTGCTGTATGCGCTCACCTCGGCCGCCAACAACAACGGCAGCGCCTTCGCAGGCCTGTCCGCGAACACCCCGTTCTACAACGTGCTGCTGGCCCTGGCCATGTGGTTCGGCAGGTTCGGCGTGATCGTGCCGGTGCTGGCCATCGCCGGTTCGCTGGCCGCCAAGAAGCGCCTGCCGCCCGGCCCCGGCACCATGCCCACGCATGGCCCGCTGTTCGTGGCGCTGCTGGTGTTCACGGTGCTGCTCGTGGGGCTGCTGAATTACGTGCCTTCGCTGGCGCTCGGCCCGGTGGTGGAACACCTGGTGCTGCAGGCCCGGTGA
- the kdpB gene encoding potassium-transporting ATPase subunit KdpB — translation MTTPQSPTTAPAAAPVPSRNLTLFDAALVRPAVWQAFAKLDPRVQWRNPVMFIVFIGSIFTTLLWLQALTTAQDMGMRPVFILAVAVWLWFTVLFANFAEALAEGRSKAQAASLRGLRKDTWAKKLSEPRHGARFLPEQAANLRKGDVVQVDAGDVIPLDGEVIEGMASVDESAITGESAPVVRESGGDFSAVTGGTRVLSDWLVVRITVNPGESFLDRMIGMVEAAKRQKTPNEVALTILLVALTIVFLVVTVTLLPFSLFSVQASGAGTVVSLTALIALLVCLIPTTIGGLLSAVGVAGMSRMMQANVIATSGRAVEAAGDVDVLLLDKTGTITHGNRQASTFLPAPGVARAHLARAALMASLADETPEGRSIVELARREGIEAGEGAAEGLVLVPFTAQTRMSGVDLPAAGGAAPVALRKGAVQALTRHVQALGGSMPAEVARAADDVARRGSTPLAVAEGSRVLGVVELKDIVKAGIQARFAELRRMGIKTVMITGDNRLTAAAIAAEAGVDDFLAEATPEDKLALIRRYQSEGRLVAMTGDGTNDAPALAQADVAVAMGSGTQAAKEAGNMVDLDSNPTKLLEVVETGKALLMTRGSLTTFSIANDVAKYFAIIPAMFVSTYPQLGALNVMRLASPSSAILSAVIFNALIIVFLIPLALKGVRYRPVGAAALLRRNLAVYGLGGLVVPFIGIKLIDWALAAVGLV, via the coding sequence ATGACGACCCCCCAGTCCCCGACCACGGCACCCGCCGCGGCCCCGGTTCCCTCGCGGAACCTCACGCTGTTCGATGCCGCGCTGGTGCGCCCCGCCGTGTGGCAGGCATTCGCCAAGCTGGACCCGCGCGTGCAGTGGCGCAATCCGGTGATGTTCATCGTTTTCATCGGCAGCATCTTCACGACGCTGCTGTGGCTGCAGGCGCTGACCACCGCGCAGGACATGGGCATGCGCCCGGTGTTCATCCTCGCGGTGGCCGTGTGGCTGTGGTTCACCGTGCTGTTCGCCAACTTCGCCGAAGCGCTGGCGGAAGGCCGCAGCAAGGCGCAGGCCGCCTCGCTGCGCGGACTGCGCAAGGACACCTGGGCCAAGAAGCTCTCCGAGCCGCGCCATGGCGCGCGTTTCCTTCCCGAGCAGGCCGCCAACCTGCGAAAGGGCGATGTGGTGCAGGTGGACGCCGGCGACGTGATCCCGCTCGACGGCGAGGTGATCGAGGGCATGGCTTCGGTGGACGAAAGCGCCATCACCGGCGAATCCGCGCCGGTGGTGCGCGAGTCCGGCGGCGACTTCTCCGCCGTGACAGGTGGCACGCGCGTGCTGTCCGACTGGCTGGTGGTGCGCATCACGGTGAACCCGGGCGAGTCGTTCCTCGACCGCATGATCGGCATGGTGGAGGCGGCCAAGCGCCAGAAGACGCCCAACGAAGTGGCGCTCACCATCCTGCTGGTGGCGCTCACCATCGTGTTCCTCGTGGTGACGGTGACGCTGCTGCCGTTCTCCCTGTTCAGCGTGCAGGCCTCGGGCGCAGGCACGGTGGTGTCGCTCACCGCGCTGATCGCGCTGCTGGTGTGCCTGATCCCCACCACCATCGGCGGCCTGCTGTCGGCCGTGGGCGTGGCCGGCATGAGCCGCATGATGCAGGCGAACGTGATCGCCACGTCGGGCCGCGCGGTGGAAGCCGCGGGCGACGTGGATGTGCTGCTGCTGGACAAGACCGGCACCATCACCCACGGCAACCGGCAGGCGAGCACATTCCTGCCGGCACCGGGCGTGGCCCGCGCGCACCTGGCCCGGGCGGCGCTCATGGCCTCGCTGGCCGACGAGACGCCCGAAGGGCGCAGCATCGTGGAGCTGGCGCGCCGCGAAGGCATCGAGGCCGGTGAAGGCGCGGCCGAAGGCCTCGTGCTGGTGCCCTTCACGGCGCAGACCCGCATGAGCGGCGTGGACCTGCCTGCCGCGGGCGGCGCCGCCCCCGTGGCGCTGCGAAAGGGTGCCGTGCAGGCCCTGACCCGGCATGTGCAAGCCCTGGGCGGCTCCATGCCCGCGGAGGTGGCCCGCGCCGCGGACGACGTGGCCCGCCGCGGCAGCACGCCGCTGGCCGTGGCGGAAGGCAGCCGTGTCCTGGGCGTGGTGGAGCTCAAGGACATCGTCAAGGCAGGCATCCAGGCGCGGTTCGCAGAACTGCGGCGCATGGGCATCAAGACGGTGATGATCACGGGCGACAACCGGCTCACGGCGGCGGCCATCGCGGCCGAGGCCGGGGTGGACGATTTCCTCGCCGAAGCCACGCCCGAGGACAAGCTCGCCCTCATCCGCCGCTACCAGTCCGAAGGCCGGCTGGTCGCCATGACCGGCGACGGCACGAACGACGCGCCCGCGCTGGCCCAGGCCGACGTGGCCGTGGCCATGGGCAGCGGCACGCAGGCCGCCAAGGAGGCCGGCAACATGGTGGACCTGGATTCCAACCCCACCAAGCTGCTGGAGGTGGTGGAGACCGGCAAGGCGCTGCTGATGACGCGCGGCTCGCTCACCACGTTCTCGATCGCCAACGACGTGGCCAAGTACTTCGCCATCATCCCGGCGATGTTCGTCTCCACCTATCCGCAGCTCGGCGCGCTGAACGTGATGCGGCTGGCCAGCCCGTCGTCGGCCATCCTCTCGGCGGTGATCTTCAACGCGCTGATCATCGTCTTCCTGATCCCGCTCGCGCTCAAGGGCGTGCGCTACCGGCCGGTGGGCGCCGCGGCGCTGCTGCGCCGCAACCTCGCCGTGTACGGCCTGGGCGGGCTCGTAGTGCCGTTCATCGGGATCAAGCTCATCGACTGGGCGCTTGCGGCCGTGGGCCTCGTCTGA